The DNA sequence CATAGCCTTTGGCATTGTTGAACCACTTGACCTTACCACGTGCCATGCTCATATCCCTCTGCAAAGGACTCCATCACTGGAGTATCATCCACTACATCCGCATCCGAACCGCAAAAAATGGTTGACTGGGCGGATCTTTATTACCCAATGTGGGTTCTATTGTTTGTAACACCGTTTTGCCGATAGTCAAGGTCATGCAGCGGCCGAGTTGAAATCGGTCACACGGTCAAAACCCACAACCCTATTTGCTCAACGATGAACCTTCTTTCCATGCATGCATTCAGCCAGATTCGACTAACATTCAATCAGGATCGCCCGCAATCGCATGAGGACGATTCAGCCGGCCTGGCCGTACAGGAGGCCAAGCCGGCACTGCAGGCTCCGCCGATGTACAAGGTGGTTTTGTTTAATGATGACTACACACCGATGGATTTCGTCGTCGAAGTGCTCGAGGTGTTTTTTAACCTGAATCGCGAGCTGGCGACCAAGGTCATGCTGGCCGTCCATACCGAAGGGCGGGCAGTATGTGGATTGTTTACCCGCGACATCGCCGAGACGAAGGCCATGCAGGTCAACCAATACGCCAGGGAAAGCCAGCATCCGCTACTCTGTGAAATCGAGAAGGACGGTTAATCGCCGACCACTTGGGTATGAGGTGAAGCTATGTTAAACCGCGAGCTCGAAGTCACCCTCAATCTCGCCTTCAAGGAGGCGCGCTCCAAGCGTCATGAGTTCATGACCGTGGAGCATCTCCTGCTGGCTCTATTGGATAATGAGGCAGCCGCCACCGTTTTGCGTGCATGCGGCGCAAACCTCGACAAACTCAAGCACGACCTGCAGGAGTTCATCGACTCCACCACGCCGTTGATCCCCCTTCATGACGAGGATCGCGAAACCCAGCCAACCCTGGGCTTTCAGCGTGTGCTGCAACGTGCTGTCTTTCATGTACAGAGCTCGGGCAAACGTGAGGTCACCGGTGCCAACGTGCTGGTGGCAATCTTCAGTGAGCAGGAGAGCCAGGCTGTGTTTCTGCTCAAGCAGC is a window from the Pseudomonas sp. LS1212 genome containing:
- the clpS gene encoding ATP-dependent Clp protease adapter ClpS gives rise to the protein MHAFSQIRLTFNQDRPQSHEDDSAGLAVQEAKPALQAPPMYKVVLFNDDYTPMDFVVEVLEVFFNLNRELATKVMLAVHTEGRAVCGLFTRDIAETKAMQVNQYARESQHPLLCEIEKDG